CTAACATGGCCACCAATAATTCAAGGCAAATATATTCGAAAATAGCAGGTTTAAACATTTGGGAGAGCGATGCAGGGGGAATGCAGTTAGGCATTGGTGGAAGAGGATTAAACCCCAACCGGGTTAGCAACTTTAACACCAGGCAAAACGGGTATGATATAAGTGCTGATGCATTAGGATATCCCGAAAGTTATTATTCCCCTCCTGCCGAAGCTGTAGAAAGAATTGAAATTGTAAGAGGGGCCGCTTCACTGCAATACGGAACTCAGTTTGGAGGTATTATTAATTTTAAACTTAAAAGTGGACCATCGGATAAGAAAATTCAACTTGTTTCCAGACAAACAGCCGGTTCATGGGGCTTCTTGAATACATTTAACAGCATTGGAGGAACTGTAGGTAAATTAAACTACTATACCTGCTTTCAATACAAAAAAGGAAATGGCTGGAGAGGCAATTCAGAATTCAATACAAAGACCTCTTTTACAACTGCCACCTATTCTTTCTCCGAAGCATTTAAATTAACTTTTGATTACACCTATATGAATTACCTGGCCCATCAAGCCGGAGGTCTTACTGATGCTCAGTTTGCTGAAAACCCAAGATCTTCTTCCAGGGAGAGAAACTGGTTTTCTGTAGACTGGAACCTATATTCTGTTCAGTTGGATTATAAATTCTCTGAAAAAGTAAGAGTAAACAACCGTTTTTATGGCTTATTGGCAAACAGAAAAGCCCTGGGATTTTTAGGCAATATCAACCGTGTAGATCATCTTCAGGAAAGAGACCTTTTAGTGGATGAGTTTAGAAATATAGGAAATGAAACAAGATTGATCTATACTTATAAAACCAACGGACAGTTCAGCAATTTACTAATTGGAGCAAGGTACTACAATGGCTTTACCAACAGAATGCAGGGATTGGCAAACAGTAATTACGGGCCTGAATTTCATTATTTAAATCCTTCTGATCTTGAGAATTCTCATTTCCGTTTTCCTAGTTCTAACTATTCTTTATTCGGAGAAAATGTGTTCCAGCTTACAAAAAAATTAAATATTACTCCAGGTATCAGGTATGAATATATTTCTACAAATTCCCGTGGTTATTATAAAGAAACTTACAAAGACATGGGGAATAACATTATTTATTCTTCAACCAATGAGGAGGAAAGATCAAGTGACCGTTCCTTTTTTCTTGCCGGCCTTGGCCTTGGTCATAAATACAAAGACAATGCTGAAATATATATTAATTTTTCTCAAAATTACCGCTCCATTAATTTCAATGATATGAGGATTGTAAATCCAAACTTCAGGGTTGATCCTGACTTGAAAGATGAAACCGGTTATAGCGCTGATTTAGGGTTAAGAGGAAATAAGGACAAAGTGCTACATTATGATGTCTCTATCTTTTACTTAAAGTATAATGACAGAATTGGCTCAATTCAAAAACTGGATTCAACAACTTATACTATTTATCGGTTGAGAACCAATGTTGCGGATTCCAGAAACACAGGCATAGAAGCATTTGCAGAAGCAGATATATGGAAAATTGCCAGAAAAAAAGATACAAAAATAAAACTGTCCGTTTTTTCCAATATTTCTTTAATCAACGCGCGTTATATGGATACTGAAGAAAAAGCGTATGAAGGCAAAAAAGTTGAGTTTGTTCCGGATTATATGCTTAAAACAGGCTTAAATTTCAGACGAAATAATTTAAAAATATCTACCCAATACGCCTATACTTCCTCGCAGTTCACAGATGCAACCAATGCAGAATTTACAACCAATGCTGTAAATGGTATTGTTCCCGCCTATTATGTAATAGATATTTCAGCAGAATATTCCCGTAAATTTTGGTCTTTGGCTTCAGGAATAAATAATGTTACCAATAATATGTATTTTACCCGAAGGGCAGAAGGATACCCCGGACCGGGAATCATTCCCTCTGACGGCAGAAGCTTTTATGTTACGCTTCAAATTAAAATCTAATACCGGAAAA
This window of the Bacteroidota bacterium genome carries:
- a CDS encoding TonB-dependent receptor, which encodes MILKYYILICLAMGSALGALSQDLNLSGKVSDAESGKAIFAANIILQKTSFSALSGNNGEFTIKGISPGDYTIIVFFSGYKTYQEKIRIDADTQIDISLGKLKTELKNVIVTAEKDNSFGLTKLNNVENSAIYAGKKSEVIIMEDMTANMATNNSRQIYSKIAGLNIWESDAGGMQLGIGGRGLNPNRVSNFNTRQNGYDISADALGYPESYYSPPAEAVERIEIVRGAASLQYGTQFGGIINFKLKSGPSDKKIQLVSRQTAGSWGFLNTFNSIGGTVGKLNYYTCFQYKKGNGWRGNSEFNTKTSFTTATYSFSEAFKLTFDYTYMNYLAHQAGGLTDAQFAENPRSSSRERNWFSVDWNLYSVQLDYKFSEKVRVNNRFYGLLANRKALGFLGNINRVDHLQERDLLVDEFRNIGNETRLIYTYKTNGQFSNLLIGARYYNGFTNRMQGLANSNYGPEFHYLNPSDLENSHFRFPSSNYSLFGENVFQLTKKLNITPGIRYEYISTNSRGYYKETYKDMGNNIIYSSTNEEERSSDRSFFLAGLGLGHKYKDNAEIYINFSQNYRSINFNDMRIVNPNFRVDPDLKDETGYSADLGLRGNKDKVLHYDVSIFYLKYNDRIGSIQKLDSTTYTIYRLRTNVADSRNTGIEAFAEADIWKIARKKDTKIKLSVFSNISLINARYMDTEEKAYEGKKVEFVPDYMLKTGLNFRRNNLKISTQYAYTSSQFTDATNAEFTTNAVNGIVPAYYVIDISAEYSRKFWSLASGINNVTNNMYFTRRAEGYPGPGIIPSDGRSFYVTLQIKI